A window of the Hordeum vulgare subsp. vulgare chromosome 5H, MorexV3_pseudomolecules_assembly, whole genome shotgun sequence genome harbors these coding sequences:
- the LOC123399069 gene encoding protein SOB FIVE-LIKE 4-like, with the protein MESSQITGDGGEECNSNESGWTIYLTSPTSSYEAKENGSEGSNVEDGSGYITERRKGKEENNADDDGDYDSLASDASTGTSQVKVLEGKEEKDRQANDGCSNEHGKDEQAETLTKFSTGSSKKAGKMKKGDEKSSKRGHNRRRSSSRTSFFW; encoded by the coding sequence ATGGAATCCTCCCAGATCACGGGGGATGGCGGCGAAGAGTGCAACAGCAATGAATCCGGGTGGACGATATACCTGACCTCCCCCACGAGCAGCTACGAAGCAAAAGAGAACGGCAGTGAAGGGAGTAATGTTGAAGATGGCAGTGGCTACATCACCGAGAGGAGGAAAGGGAAAGAAGAAAACAACGCGGATGATGATGGAGATTACGATTCCCTGGCGTCCGATGCTTCCACGGGGACATCTCAGGTGAAGGTGCTTGAAGGCAAAGAAGAGAAAGATCGTCAGGCAAATGATGGCTGCAGCAACGAACATGGTAAGGACGAACAAGCTGAGACACTTACCAAGTTCTCGACCGGCAGCAGCAAAAAGGCGGGCAAGATGAAAAAAGGGGACGAGAAAAGCAGCAAAAGAGGCCACAATAGAAGACGTAGCTCATCAAGAACAAGCTTCTTTTGGTAA